The following proteins are co-located in the Solanum pennellii chromosome 1, SPENNV200 genome:
- the LOC107029156 gene encoding transcription factor bHLH111 isoform X3, producing the protein MSSEKSILEYSNLANNNNPNCYLMSQNWWSQVDNNTIFHPISTNSSLSSCNTNRSSSCEEDVISISNNNNNNGNSVTNNNNNNNLHQYQFLLGVDEINNSSLISGENIAANSHDHNQHIWSQLLFNLLGRPLNYYTNNNNDDDMDSMFPMRSDQIAHHQEVDNSRNLASICFGDYLNNKPLVDFKPSLKTLNLGQHKKNGLQQPYISKSRVTLSTCNTLKRSNGRSQEYNNPIDGKKRKLEDNLETNSKGQKNENSVVTSAKTQVPKVKLADKVTALQQIVSPFGKTDTASVLWETINYVRFLQEQIQLLSHAYMKSNTCKERYWGGFDRKEIDLRSKGLCLVPISCTPQIYHETNNGSDYLIPSYRGCLYR; encoded by the exons ATGTCTAGTGAAAAATCTATTCTTGAATACTCCAATTTAGCCAACAACAATAATCCAAATTGCTATTTGATGTCACAAAATTGGTGGTCACAAGTAGACAATAATACaatttttcatccaatttctaCTAATTCATCTTTGTCTTCATGTAATACAAATAGAAGTTCATCATGTGAAGAAGATGTTATATCtatttctaataataataataataatggaaatagtgtaacaaataataataataataataatcttcaTCAATATCAATTTCTACTTGGTGTTGATGAGATTAATAATAGTTCTTTGATTAGTGGAGAAAATATTGCTGCTAATTCTCATGATCACAATCAACATATTTGGAGCCAACTTCTCTT TAATCTTCTTGGAAGGCCACtaaattattatacaaataataataatgatgatgatatggacTCTATGTTTCCAATGAGAAGTGATCAAATTGCTCATCATCAAGAAGTGGATAATTCAAGAAACTTGGCTAGTATTTGTTTTGGTGATTATTTAAACAATAAGCCATTGGTGGACTTTAAACCAAGTCTCAAAACTTTGAATTTGGGACAACATAAGAAGAATGGACTCCAACAACCTTATATA AGCAAGTCTAGGGTTACACTATCAACATGCAACACATTGAAGAGAAGCAATGGAAGATCACAAGAATATAATAATCCAATTGATGGAAAAAAGAGGAAATTAGAAGATAATTTAGAGACTAATTCAAAAGGgcaaaagaatgaaaattctGTAGTTACATCTGCAAAG ACACAAGTCCCAAAAGTGAAACTTGCAGACAAAGTTACAGCTCTCCAACAAATTGTCTCTCCATTTGGAAAg ACTGATACGGCATCTGTCTTGTGGGAAACAATCAACTATGTTAGATTCTTACAAGAGCAAATACAG CTACTAAGCCATGCCTACATGAAGAGCAATACATGCAAG gaAAGGTATTGGGGAGGATTTGatagaaaagaaattgatttgAGGAGCAAAGGACTTTGTTTAGTTCCCATTTCATGTACCCCTCAAATATATCATGAGACTAATAATGGATCTGATTATTTAATCCCATCATATAGAGGGTGTTTGTATAGATAA
- the LOC107029156 gene encoding transcription factor bHLH111 isoform X1, translating to MSSEKSILEYSNLANNNNPNCYLMSQNWWSQVDNNTIFHPISTNSSLSSCNTNRSSSCEEDVISISNNNNNNGNSVTNNNNNNNLHQYQFLLGVDEINNSSLISGENIAANSHDHNQHIWSQLLLSNSTTSGTSGSINTKNLLENNMEMSLLDNGSTTTLITSKSCFNHNQLANNHDDDDDYTFHPYSNLLGRPLNYYTNNNNDDDMDSMFPMRSDQIAHHQEVDNSRNLASICFGDYLNNKPLVDFKPSLKTLNLGQHKKNGLQQPYISKSRVTLSTCNTLKRSNGRSQEYNNPIDGKKRKLEDNLETNSKGQKNENSVVTSAKTQVPKVKLADKVTALQQIVSPFGKTDTASVLWETINYVRFLQEQIQLLSHAYMKSNTCKERYWGGFDRKEIDLRSKGLCLVPISCTPQIYHETNNGSDYLIPSYRGCLYR from the exons ATGTCTAGTGAAAAATCTATTCTTGAATACTCCAATTTAGCCAACAACAATAATCCAAATTGCTATTTGATGTCACAAAATTGGTGGTCACAAGTAGACAATAATACaatttttcatccaatttctaCTAATTCATCTTTGTCTTCATGTAATACAAATAGAAGTTCATCATGTGAAGAAGATGTTATATCtatttctaataataataataataatggaaatagtgtaacaaataataataataataataatcttcaTCAATATCAATTTCTACTTGGTGTTGATGAGATTAATAATAGTTCTTTGATTAGTGGAGAAAATATTGCTGCTAATTCTCATGATCACAATCAACATATTTGGAGCCAACTTCTCTT AAGCAACTCTACTACTAGTGGAACAAGTGGGAGCATTAATACTAAAAATCTATTGGAAAACAATATGGAGATGAGTTTATTAGATAATGGATCAACAACAACCTTAATCACCTCTAAATCTTGTTTTAATCATAATCAATTAGCTAATAatcatgatgatgatgatgattatacattTCATCCTTATAGTAATCTTCTTGGAAGGCCACtaaattattatacaaataataataatgatgatgatatggacTCTATGTTTCCAATGAGAAGTGATCAAATTGCTCATCATCAAGAAGTGGATAATTCAAGAAACTTGGCTAGTATTTGTTTTGGTGATTATTTAAACAATAAGCCATTGGTGGACTTTAAACCAAGTCTCAAAACTTTGAATTTGGGACAACATAAGAAGAATGGACTCCAACAACCTTATATA AGCAAGTCTAGGGTTACACTATCAACATGCAACACATTGAAGAGAAGCAATGGAAGATCACAAGAATATAATAATCCAATTGATGGAAAAAAGAGGAAATTAGAAGATAATTTAGAGACTAATTCAAAAGGgcaaaagaatgaaaattctGTAGTTACATCTGCAAAG ACACAAGTCCCAAAAGTGAAACTTGCAGACAAAGTTACAGCTCTCCAACAAATTGTCTCTCCATTTGGAAAg ACTGATACGGCATCTGTCTTGTGGGAAACAATCAACTATGTTAGATTCTTACAAGAGCAAATACAG CTACTAAGCCATGCCTACATGAAGAGCAATACATGCAAG gaAAGGTATTGGGGAGGATTTGatagaaaagaaattgatttgAGGAGCAAAGGACTTTGTTTAGTTCCCATTTCATGTACCCCTCAAATATATCATGAGACTAATAATGGATCTGATTATTTAATCCCATCATATAGAGGGTGTTTGTATAGATAA
- the LOC107029156 gene encoding putative uncharacterized protein DDB_G0282133 isoform X2: MSSEKSILEYSNLANNNNPNCYLMSQNWWSQVDNNTIFHPISTNSSLSSCNTNRSSSCEEDVISISNNNNNNGNSVTNNNNNNNLHQYQFLLGVDEINNSSLISGENIAANSHDHNQHIWSQLLLSNSTTSGTSGSINTKNLLENNMEMSLLDNGSTTTLITSKSCFNHNQLANNHDDDDDYTFHPYSNLLGRPLNYYTNNNNDDDMDSMFPMRSDQIAHHQEVDNSRNLASICFGDYLNNKPLVDFKPSLKTLNLGQHKKNGLQQPYISKSRVTLSTCNTLKRSNGRSQEYNNPIDGKKRKLEDNLETNSKGQKNENSVVTSAKTQVPKVKLADKVTALQQIVSPFGKTDTASVLWETINYVRFLQEQIQLLSHAYMKSNTCKVLGRI, encoded by the exons ATGTCTAGTGAAAAATCTATTCTTGAATACTCCAATTTAGCCAACAACAATAATCCAAATTGCTATTTGATGTCACAAAATTGGTGGTCACAAGTAGACAATAATACaatttttcatccaatttctaCTAATTCATCTTTGTCTTCATGTAATACAAATAGAAGTTCATCATGTGAAGAAGATGTTATATCtatttctaataataataataataatggaaatagtgtaacaaataataataataataataatcttcaTCAATATCAATTTCTACTTGGTGTTGATGAGATTAATAATAGTTCTTTGATTAGTGGAGAAAATATTGCTGCTAATTCTCATGATCACAATCAACATATTTGGAGCCAACTTCTCTT AAGCAACTCTACTACTAGTGGAACAAGTGGGAGCATTAATACTAAAAATCTATTGGAAAACAATATGGAGATGAGTTTATTAGATAATGGATCAACAACAACCTTAATCACCTCTAAATCTTGTTTTAATCATAATCAATTAGCTAATAatcatgatgatgatgatgattatacattTCATCCTTATAGTAATCTTCTTGGAAGGCCACtaaattattatacaaataataataatgatgatgatatggacTCTATGTTTCCAATGAGAAGTGATCAAATTGCTCATCATCAAGAAGTGGATAATTCAAGAAACTTGGCTAGTATTTGTTTTGGTGATTATTTAAACAATAAGCCATTGGTGGACTTTAAACCAAGTCTCAAAACTTTGAATTTGGGACAACATAAGAAGAATGGACTCCAACAACCTTATATA AGCAAGTCTAGGGTTACACTATCAACATGCAACACATTGAAGAGAAGCAATGGAAGATCACAAGAATATAATAATCCAATTGATGGAAAAAAGAGGAAATTAGAAGATAATTTAGAGACTAATTCAAAAGGgcaaaagaatgaaaattctGTAGTTACATCTGCAAAG ACACAAGTCCCAAAAGTGAAACTTGCAGACAAAGTTACAGCTCTCCAACAAATTGTCTCTCCATTTGGAAAg ACTGATACGGCATCTGTCTTGTGGGAAACAATCAACTATGTTAGATTCTTACAAGAGCAAATACAG CTACTAAGCCATGCCTACATGAAGAGCAATACATGCAAG GTATTGGGGAGGATTTGa
- the LOC107008760 gene encoding tobamovirus multiplication protein 3 — MGRAEMVVGPSEKAVAVVAYHLNDAINWWDDVNRSLDWQNRIFHVLAVLYGVVAVVALVQLIRIQMRVPEYGWTTQKVFHFLNFFVNGVRSLVFTFRRDVQKLHPEIVQHIMLDMPSLAFFTTYALLVLFWAEIYYQARAVSTDGLRPSFFTINGVVYAIQIILWLIMWWKPIRVLFILSKMFFAGVSLFAALGFLLYGGRLFLMLQRFPVESRGRRKKLQEVGYVTTICFSCFLIRCVMMCFNAFDKAADLDVLYHPILNLIYYLLVEILPSSLVLFILRKLPPKRGITQYHPIH; from the exons ATGGGACGGGCGGAGATGGTTGTAGGCCCGTCGGAGAAGGCGGTGGCGGTGGTGGCGTATCATCTGAATGATGCAATCAATTGGTGGGACGATGTGAACAGATCTCTTGATTGGCAAAACCGTATATTCCATGTCCTTGCTGTTCTCTACGGCGTTGTCGCCGTCGTTGCTCTT GTACAATTAATTCGCATTCAAATGAGAGTTCCTGAATATGGCTGGACCACTCAAAAAGTCTTCCACTTTCTCAATTTCTTTGTGAATGGAG TTCGCTCGCTAGTTTTTACATTTCGTCGGGATGTTCAGAAGTTGCACCCGGAG ATTGTGCAACATATTATGCTTGATATGCCAAGTCTTGCATTCTTCACAACTTATGCTCTGCTAGTATTATTCTGGGCTGAGATATACTACCAG GCACGTGCTGTGTCCACGGATGGGCTTAGACCTAGTTTCTTCACAATCAACGGAGTGGTTTATGCTATTCAG ATTATATTATGGCTGATAATGTGGTGGAAACCTATTCGAGTACTCTTCATCTTATCCAAGATGTTTTTTGCAG GTGTATCCCTATTTGCAGCATTGGGGTTTCTCCTCTATGGTGGAAg GCTTTTCCTTATGTTACAGCGGTTTCCAGTAGAATCAAGAGGGAGACGCAAGAAGCTACAGGAG GTTGGTTATGTCACGACAATATGTTTTTCATGCTTCCTCATTAGATGCGTTATG ATGTGCTTCAATGCATTTGATAAAGCTGCAGATCTTGATGTTTTGTATCATcctattttgaatttgatatattaCCTG TTAGTGGAGATACTGCCTTCTTCTCttgtcctttttattttaaggaaGTTGCCTCCAAAGCGAGGGATCACACAATACCACCCTATTCACTAA